Below is a genomic region from Ziziphus jujuba cultivar Dongzao chromosome 7, ASM3175591v1.
CATTGATGGTGGTAGTAGCATGAATGTTGTTTCAGCATCTATGGTAGAGCAATTAAAACTTCCTATTgaaccacatccacatccatACAAGGTAGCATGGATTGATAGTACTTCAATTCCTGTAACTCAACGCTGCCTTATTTCGTTTTCATGTGGAAGTTATAGTGATTTCATTTGGTGTGATGTGATTCCAATGAAAGTAACACATATTCTTCTTGGTTGTCCTTAGCTATATGATAGAGATGTGTTTCACTGTAGAAGAGAAAACACTTAAACTCTTTCATCtttaataatagaaaagttGTGTTGAAACCTATGACGATAGCTGAAATGGATAAATATAAGATGGAAAAGCCAAATAAGGTTTCTAACTCACAAAAGTTGCAAGACATTCTTTCCAATAAAGCATTTGAACAGAAAAGTGAGAAAAAGTTGATTGAGGCTCAAGTTCTTCAATGACCATATTttacaaaggattttaaaatgGTATGTGAAGCATCAAATGAGGAAATTGCAGGTACACTTAAGCAAGAAGGACATCCTATTGATTCTAAACCTGAATCTTTACTTGAACCTATACCTACACCTACATCATTTGCCACCTTACCTGAATCCCTAATTGAACACTTGCCTGCACAACCTGTTACCTTATCCGAATCCTAACCCAAACCGTTACCTATACGATCCAATTTCTTACTCGAACCCTTACCTACACAACCCGTCACCTTACTTGAACACTTATCTACACAATTTGTCACTTTATATGAACTTTTACCTACACAACCAGTCACATTACTTAGACCACTACCAACACAAGCCAAATGTGTCAAGTTGGACTCGAATCAATTGAATGAAGGATTTTTGTTGACCTTGGATATCCCTAAATTTGCTGTTCATGTAGTCTTCTTCATCAAGTTTGAGCTTATGCCGCTAATCTTATTATTCTTGAAGTTTCACTTATTTCTTTATGATTTCAGCTTTAAACTTGCCGGAGTCTCGTTCCCTAAGAGAGGGAGAATGATGGAGAACGATGGAGATTACAGAAGATTTTAATCATTaaggttttatgatttttatgattttaatattattatgtttatttgatattttttaatattattatgtttattaattttcttattattattttagtttccttaaGTTTTTAGGAAGGTTTATTATTTGGTTTCCTTATGTAACttgatttcctattattttagtttcctaatgttgttaggtgattttattataaatagggggtttttgtaattcttttagaagttgattaataataaagtatttttttatgtgagttatttctctggttttgtgtgatgcaaaacaaacttaggtgTGATGCCTGGGGATTTTATaagtgattcctaaaattgtCCTAGTTTGATGGTAGAACCCTATCTATCAATTTTCAATTCTCTTTCCTTCCCCATCTGTCCtacatcatctatatatatatatatatacacacatataaatatatgaaaaatgctATTTTGGATAGTTGTAGCCCAAGTGGTGCCCCACTTCATCCATAGTAGCAGCcctgtacacacacacacacacacacacacacatatatatatatatatagttatatacatataaataaagcaAAACCTGAACCTATAATCAATTtagcaattcaaaaaaaatagacaatttttctttttttaaatatttccaagaagaaatattattgtattttccTATCTCCTGAAAGACATTAATTTATCCCACCAGAAGATTAGAATATTTATTCACCCATTAGTTTACAGAATAgaagatttgaaaatttatgcaGCCAAGTTAATAAGCAAACCTTGACAATACAGGACCTCATCTTTTATAAGTCACTTAGAATGCAAATTTGTAATTGGTATTCAGCGGAGCATTACATCCTTTATTTGAACTTTCTCTTACTTGCTACTGTACAAGAATATGTCTTCCACCATGATATCagacatttttcttctttgaatGTCTATTTGCCCGCCTAAACATAAGCCCAAATCATGGCAATCTATTCAGGCCATTTATAAATTTGAAGGCAACTGCTTTTAACCTtcagataattaatctcaattCAAATTGTCAGTTAAAGGTCTAAACCAGTTCTAGGAATACGTATTCATGATGAACAGCGTGACATTATCTCAAAATACTTGTATATAAGAAGATAACAATATGTTGTTGATAAAGAAAGCATAAATCATAATGACTTAACAGCAATTTTTACTTTCATGTAAATGGTTAATGcagttatttattaatattatatatcattctTTTAACTATAAAGAAGTTTCATGATTTATTATTCTACTCGTTAAATTTGAGTTGGAATATGCTTGCATTATTGTAGATTAGGCATGTTTCCAATTCCGTACTTCTGAGGGTCTCTCATCATCTTGATTACTTTTTATTCCTTGtccattttaataaaattatcagtattgtttttttaaaagaaaaaaggttagCTACACTTAGCTTACCCTGACTATCgagtgttttaatttgttcccaTATTCTATAACCACTCGTATTGAAGctgaatatatttttatctgcCATATTAATCGAATCACATAATTGTCatacaaatatgaaaaaattaaccaTGCACATCACGTGTAATTCCCTATATGAACTTTCTTATACTATTTTGTTCAAATCTTGTGTGATTTATGACTATTTTTATTAAACTCATATAACAAAACTCCATGATTAAACTTATCAAACAGATAAAACATTATTAAGGGAAGTAAACTAAAATCaagccaaagaaaaataaataaataaataaataaaacattaaattcATTTACATGGACAAAACTATGATTGATCAAGAATGACAAGAAGTAAACATGGTTTATCACAATAGAGGTAAACATTACCTACGTCCAGCGTTTAAATTGTTGACTAGGTACGTCTGATCTATTCAATATGAAAGTCCAATTGCTAAAGAAATGCATAGAACTGGATCCTTTGTCAGACTTTTGTGCCAATCCAACAATAGAAGATATTTTATGCAAGCCTTCTGAAAGCAAACAACTGGAAcccattaatattaaatatatatgcttCTCGACCCAAATAGATCAGGGCAGATGAGAATATAAAAAGGTAGAACCTGTCCTCTTGCATTGACACTGTAGCCATTAACCCTAATCGCAGAACATGAATGATCAGAATGTGAGTTATTAGAGTGCATATTCACAAATTCAGTGAATATTTTCCACCTTTTTTGGCCCCTAAGAACAAAAGTAGAGAGTAAGATCAGAAGCTTAGTGCACAAATATTATTACTCCAGTTACTGATGAAATCAAATTAAGTTATTTATCCTGACAGTCGGTATCCCAACCGAACCCTACCCGCTGAAAGAAAATTTCAGTCTAGAAATTAGCACAGTTATCATAgaattaattactaattcaaACTTGGCTAAAACCAAGGCAAATTTGTATAACGTACCTGACTATGAAATTACATCTGCTTGGAGCTGCATGAGTTGGTTATCATCTTCTATAGGGCTTAAGGTGATAACTTTGGAACTCCGATCCAAAAGTAATTGATTCTTGATCCAGTTTTTTCTTCAATCTCCTCCAAGTCCTCAACATATTAGATTGAATTAATCCTCTGTACAGGGTCTCAAAAGTGACTTTCTGAGGAAGAAAACCCTTTTCTATCATCTCCACAAAAAACTTACAAGCTTTCCTCCATTTCTTTTTCTCACATAGCCCATGGATCAGCACCGTAtatgaatccaaatccggtccTGTCCCATTGTCTTTCATATCATTCCATAACTCTTTTACAATCTCCATACGATTCAGAGTCAAAAACATCCCAAccaatatattatatgtatgcatattagGCATGCACAAACCATCCTGCTTCATCTTCTTATATAACTTCAAAGCACCGTCTGTATCCTTTCTCCCCctatattctttaaaaaaacaattataagtTGCTGCACATGGACTAACCCCATTGCTAACCATCTCACTAAGCAACTCTTCTGCATCGTCAAGCCTCCCACAAGAACTTAGGCACTTCACCACCGAAGTATATGTTGCCATAGTTGGAGAAATCCCCCTCTCTCTCATCAATTTCAACTTATCCAGTGACAATTGAGGCTTATGTGCCCGACTATAAACATGAAGTACTATCGAATAACTAGTCACATCAGGCTCTATACCTCTCTCCcacatttcatcaaacaccttATCTGCACTCCTTATGGTCCTCTCAAACCTTTCCTCCGGGTGCAAACTCGCCCGCCTGCAAATCCCGTTCAACAAAACATTGTAGGTAACCACATTGGGCTCAATGCCACGCCCTATCATATCCCTCAAGAACCTCTCCGCCATATCCACTCTACCAATCTTACACCACCCATATACCATAACAGTGTACATTTTCACATCAGGCACAAACCCATGTTTCCTTTCGTTAAACACTTCGGCGGCAACCTTAACATAGCCGTATTTACAAAGGGTGTCGAGCAAAAACCTGAAATCTTCAGTCGTCGGCTTGGTTCCGATGAAGCTTTCGATATCATTAAATGCTCGAACAGCTTGGCGGGTGAGTCCAGCGGATATCAAGCGGCGAATGAGAACGAGGAAGGTGGTGGAGGTGGGGCTGAGCTTATTCTGGTCCATCTCGACGATGAGCTGCCAAGCGACGTCGAACTGGCGGACTTTGGCGAGGATGTCGATGAGGAGGTTGTAGGAGGTAGCGGTGAGAGGAGGCGTGGGGAGGGACTTCGAGTAATGGAAGAAGGAAAGGGCAATCTTGGAAGAATGCCTGATGCGAAGGAGGGTCTGGTGTAGGAGGTGGGTGGAGAGAGAAACGCCGTGGAGTTCGAGAGACGATTCCATGGCGTGGAAGGGGTTGTGGTGCTGAAGAAGGATGTTGGAGACCAATTCGGCGTCGTTTGATGGTTGGAGACTTGGGAGGGCATCAtcagagagagaagagaagggGCGGAGCGAGGAAGGAAGACGATGAAGAGAAGGAAGAAATGGAAGAGATATGGAGGATGTGAATATGCGAATTCCGGGCATTTTCAGTAGCGCCGTTGATGCTGAGGAAGAGAAAGCTAGCTCCTGTGtttcccaaaataatttaaatttttaaaaatttttatagctaataataatctaaaactgcactttttttatttttatctctttttcttattaaaaaaaaaaaggggtcatattttaaaattaaattagataacaaaattttaattttttttaaagaaaatataaaattataaaaaacgatataaaaaataaaaattttcgtaattttttttataaattatcaaaaataaaaatttttgacgattaataaatgaagaaaataaaaaaaataaactttaataataaatgacaTTTGATATTAGGCATAtagtcaaaataataattattatatattttaaatttttttattttattaaaaaaattcaaaagatttTGCCGTGAGTCCGAGCTTTGTATgtgttaagttttattttttgtttcaatgGAATCCAagtttttagccaaaaaaaaaaaaaaaatcaaaagatttTAAGACTGTTTGGTATCTTTTTTTGGGGCGGTAAGGGAGCAGCGTGGGGCCAAGACGACCTTTACCATGCCCCACCTTCTCCCACTTCTAAAAGGTGCCCCATCCCCAATTCCTTTGAAATAGGACTGAGAAAGGGATTCTCTGTTAAAAAATCATGGATGGGTGGGTTTCTccgtttaaaaataaaaaaaaatttaaaatttaattttttaaatatatttttcatttatttacataaaaaaatatgtttaagcaaatatattataaaaatatataatgtttataaaacataatatgattaataatcaGCTAATTCATGAATCATTTAGTAAAATTCCACCTACAATTgcacatattatttattaacaaaaaaaatatataaaatttgactGATAGAACAAATACACTTataaatcaaatagaaaaaatataaaaaaagaacaaaaaagaatttataatacaaaatataagttctaacaatactataaaaaagtataaacatgcatatttgaataaaagaaaaaaattatatatttaaatatatatatatatatatacataaacaagGCTCTTCCCATCCCCAACCTGGGAGAAAATCTTCAGTGCATCGGTGGTACCAGCCTCCAAATAATTTGCTGACATGTGGATGATTTCCACGTTGGATAGTCCTCCCACAAAAACTCATTAATGCTATTGAGCACCGTTTCTATTTTGTGCCTGCCTTCTTCGCCTCCTCCATCGAAGCTGCTGCATCCTCTGTGCTAGTGGAACAAGCTGCTgcctaattatattatattatatatatatatatatacatatacatatattttcattgttttattataaattttttttaaaaaaattttgggtAAATAGCTGCCTCcccattatcaaaaaaaaaaaacaaaagtaaaaatcaGTGGACAATTGGCTATGGATccagttagatttttttttccccctaatttCTCTGTAAACTCCAttaaagctgaaaaaaaaaatattttcacggTAAGTAATTGTCTCTCGTTAACAACTAAGATTTACAATATCCAGAAACTTAAGGAGGTGAAATAGAGTTGAAACCAAGTCCGCAGGAGCTGGAGTAATTTTTTTTGTGGTGCGAAAAATGACTATGCCtggaaatcaattttattttatttttttaaaaggtgtTCCATCGAATCTTATGTATGAAAAGATCGAgggtatttgtttaattagTGATATGTTGAAGAGGGAATGGTGGGGAGTGATTGTTCTTGAATCCACGAACAAAGATCATGAGAAGGTGGGTGTTGAACTAGCTTCAGAGGCAACAGATGTACTCATAAATTTCATAGTGCCCACCgaattaatttttgatgtactctaattatttttttccactttatttcattttatttctttcctttccttttatcaCAGAGCATGCAGCAGCTTCAATGGAGGAGGCGGAGAAGCCAAGGCACAAAAAAGAAACGGTGCTCAACGGCGTTAATGAGTTTTTGGGGGAATGCTGTCGACGTGGAAATCATCCATATGTCATTCAAATGCTCTCAGTTGGCTTATGATATggctttttttttaacatatgtcAGCAAATCATTTGAAGTGGTATCAGTTGAGCTGGTACCACCGATGCACAGAAGATTTTCTCCATACTCAGACCTTTATTCAAAgagatatttattatttccaaaatGAATTTCTACACTTATTCAGGATTTGTAATTACTCCATAAATAATGAATAacctttaaaacaaaaaaagggatCTTATTCAAGTCCTCAAATTGTTCCAAGATAAAACTGAAAAGTTGACCTTATTCATAGCTTTAGTTACTTTGATTATCATCAccattacaattattattattaataaataataaataagaacaagaattataataacaataatgaaaaatagGTAGTATTGCCccttgttttattgttttacttgAATAAAGTAATAAGATGAAATATATTAAGTATGCTTTTTAAATCCCTCACATGTGCCTAAACTCAAATAAGCCAAGTTAACCATTTAAGCTCCGATGATATCTCCATATGAGAAAATCAACCTTATCCGTATAGCTTATGGTCAAATCAAGCAACATGTggtcaattatttaaatattctccATTCTTTATTTCCCACGAAGCATTCCTTTATCAAGATGTCCATCTAGGTTCAAATTATTAAATCATTCACTATAATATGgaaattctcctccaaaattccaaattacgCAATACACACCATAGTGTGTCAGTCGTCCATCAATGTTTCCATTCACTCCACAATTTGAGGATTGATCATCTTCACAAGCTTAAAACTTCAGCTATTAAAATACTACGCCTCCTTTGTGTAAATACATGCTCAATCTTTCTCTATCTCGCGATTCTTTCTATTGAAGCAACAGAAATCAAGGCTTCGTTTCATACATTGCATGATTGACATAATTCCATACGTGACTGCATCAAGTCTTCTTCTCTTTGTACTTGCTAACTTCAGTTAACATGCTCTTGACTTTGAAAGCTTCTGTATGTTCATGCCCATATTATATAATTGCTCTCCTCAAAACCCCTCGAGAAATCAACTTAGTATGGATTTTCTTCATCATCCTGGTACTACCCTTTTAATTCTGAAACTTTTTAGTTtatacaatttatttaaatacatcTTCTACCAATAGATCTCAATATGCATACATGTATATGGAGAAACAACGTGCAAAGGGAAATGTGGCTTAGGCACAAAAATTGACAACTGACCCgaaaatgcataatttttttttctttttctttttttttaatagtcgtgtcactatatatatatatatatatatgtatgtgatgAAGAAGCTTTCAATTAAGCAAGAAAAACAGGTTTATCATTCACATACAACCTGTGAAGAAGTTATTGAAATTCAGCTTGGTCACCAAGCTACTACATATAATGAAAAAGATGGTGATTATCTAAAACGAAAAGGTAGCAAACTATTACATATATGTCAATCTAATAATGAAATGGTGTGTTTTGTCTAATTGTTcacaagaaaatcaaaataaagtaaaaacgGTGTGTTTTGGCTTCATAGCAAATGGTTCACATGATTGAAACTTACACCACTCCAACGGTCACCTAATTTAAATTGGGTTTGTTTCTCAGCCACTATAGCACTATGTTGTCCCCTATTTTAGGTGATGTTACTGTTCATACTGAAGTTACTATTGTTCTAAGCTTGCTGTTAATGCCGCTAGTGCTGCCATTGTTGCTGTTGGTGCTGCTATGTTGCTTCTGGTGATGCTGCTGGTGCTATCGTGCTGCTGGTGCTGCCATATTGTTGTTGGTGTGCTGTCATGCTGTTGCTATTGCCTTGTTTCTGTACCTCC
It encodes:
- the LOC107425656 gene encoding pentatricopeptide repeat-containing protein At2g13420, mitochondrial → MPGIRIFTSSISLPFLPSLHRLPSSLRPFSSLSDDALPSLQPSNDAELVSNILLQHHNPFHAMESSLELHGVSLSTHLLHQTLLRIRHSSKIALSFFHYSKSLPTPPLTATSYNLLIDILAKVRQFDVAWQLIVEMDQNKLSPTSTTFLVLIRRLISAGLTRQAVRAFNDIESFIGTKPTTEDFRFLLDTLCKYGYVKVAAEVFNERKHGFVPDVKMYTVMVYGWCKIGRVDMAERFLRDMIGRGIEPNVVTYNVLLNGICRRASLHPEERFERTIRSADKVFDEMWERGIEPDVTSYSIVLHVYSRAHKPQLSLDKLKLMRERGISPTMATYTSVVKCLSSCGRLDDAEELLSEMVSNGVSPCAATYNCFFKEYRGRKDTDGALKLYKKMKQDGLCMPNMHTYNILVGMFLTLNRMEIVKELWNDMKDNGTGPDLDSYTVLIHGLCEKKKWRKACKFFVEMIEKGFLPQKVTFETLYRGLIQSNMLRTWRRLKKKLDQESITFGSEFQSYHLKPYRR